Proteins encoded in a region of the Streptomyces sp. V4I8 genome:
- a CDS encoding transposase family protein: MSWNVTTGLEADQLEALVVRVHTMLVEDPDPPVVPGPMWALGLYKSVVLVLFLLRQNPVQQAAAELFHISQATVSRRWTTLLPVVETALAEHVPDPADASHGRIVLVDGTLVTTWDWASEGTTMFSGKHRDTGFNLQVAATLSGDLLAVSAPVPGSRHDMYAWCQSHFPKAFADRESMGDLGYVGSGMLTARRKPPGQERPVKDKVFNQSIGKLRAAVERAIAHLKDWKVLATRYRGPLTRFPLVAKTVTALAFYKNGW; encoded by the coding sequence TTGAGCTGGAACGTTACGACAGGGCTGGAAGCGGATCAACTGGAGGCCTTGGTGGTCCGGGTCCACACGATGCTGGTGGAGGACCCCGATCCGCCCGTGGTGCCGGGACCGATGTGGGCGCTGGGCCTGTACAAGTCCGTGGTCCTGGTGTTGTTCCTGCTGCGGCAGAACCCCGTCCAGCAAGCGGCGGCGGAACTGTTCCACATCTCCCAGGCCACCGTCTCGCGCCGGTGGACCACGCTGCTCCCGGTGGTGGAGACGGCCCTGGCCGAGCATGTGCCCGACCCCGCCGACGCCTCACACGGCAGGATCGTCCTGGTCGACGGGACCCTGGTCACCACGTGGGACTGGGCGAGCGAGGGCACCACGATGTTCTCCGGCAAGCATCGTGACACAGGCTTCAACCTGCAGGTCGCCGCCACTCTCAGCGGGGACCTGCTCGCCGTCTCCGCGCCGGTACCCGGCAGTCGGCACGACATGTACGCCTGGTGCCAGTCCCACTTTCCCAAAGCCTTCGCCGACCGGGAGAGCATGGGGGATCTGGGCTATGTCGGCTCCGGCATGCTCACCGCCCGCCGCAAGCCACCCGGTCAGGAACGCCCCGTCAAAGACAAAGTGTTCAACCAGAGCATCGGCAAGCTCCGCGCCGCCGTCGAACGAGCGATCGCACATCTGAAGGACTGGAAGGTCCTCGCCACTCGCTATCGCGGCCCTCTCACCCGGTTCCCCCTCGTCGCCAAGACCGTCACCGCCCTCGCCTTCTATAAGAACGGCTGGTGA
- a CDS encoding IS1380 family transposase, protein MSKRTEWADDLSLSASGKKLVGKAGIVPVRRLADKVGLTDALGAALVRRGFRPVHDRGTVLVSAACAVLLGARSMAGIDVMRQTSLVLGSPASASTLWRTLEAIGPVQLTKIASARARTRIHVHQQLDLRPGGFPWIKVNGRELTGVTVLDLDASVVPAHSGKEGAEPNFKGYGHHPLLMFCDNTEELLVNRLRPGSAGSNTADDHISVSIEGLRQLPTRRRRRVLFRTDGAGATMEFLTWITSGGGNAANRWEYSVGHTRDDDFWKALAKVPATAWTPALDHKGQPRKDADLVEITDMLDLTGWPEGMRVIVRREPIHPKYERELKPYEKKTDYRYQAIATNTTGGQLQFLDARARSHTHVEAGIRRGKALSLNLMPSRYFKVNQAWCTLLALATDLARWFQLLATEGKLARAEPATLRTRLLDVPAKLADHARRRELKFDPAWPASTDIVDAWGAVQALPAPG, encoded by the coding sequence GTGTCGAAGCGTACAGAGTGGGCCGATGATCTGTCGCTGTCCGCAAGCGGGAAGAAGCTGGTGGGCAAGGCGGGCATCGTGCCGGTGCGGCGTCTGGCGGACAAGGTCGGGCTGACCGACGCGCTCGGGGCTGCCCTGGTGCGGCGGGGCTTCCGTCCCGTCCATGATCGGGGAACGGTCCTGGTCTCGGCGGCCTGCGCGGTCCTGCTGGGCGCGCGGTCGATGGCCGGGATCGATGTGATGCGCCAGACCTCGCTGGTCCTGGGCAGCCCGGCCTCGGCGTCCACGCTGTGGCGGACCCTGGAGGCGATCGGACCGGTCCAGCTGACGAAGATCGCCTCCGCACGGGCCCGGACCCGTATCCACGTCCACCAGCAGCTCGACCTGCGCCCGGGCGGCTTTCCCTGGATCAAGGTCAACGGGCGGGAGCTGACCGGTGTCACGGTGCTGGACCTGGACGCCTCAGTCGTCCCGGCGCATTCCGGCAAGGAGGGAGCCGAGCCCAACTTCAAGGGATATGGCCACCACCCGCTGTTGATGTTCTGCGACAACACCGAAGAACTCCTGGTCAACCGGCTGCGGCCGGGATCGGCGGGATCCAACACCGCCGATGACCACATCTCGGTGAGTATCGAGGGCCTGCGTCAGCTGCCCACCCGCCGTCGGCGCCGGGTCCTGTTCCGCACCGACGGCGCCGGAGCCACGATGGAGTTCCTCACCTGGATCACCTCCGGCGGCGGCAACGCGGCCAACCGCTGGGAGTACTCCGTCGGCCACACCCGCGACGACGACTTCTGGAAGGCCCTGGCCAAGGTCCCGGCCACCGCGTGGACGCCGGCCCTGGACCACAAGGGCCAGCCGCGCAAGGACGCCGACCTCGTCGAGATCACCGACATGCTCGACCTGACCGGCTGGCCGGAAGGGATGCGGGTGATCGTTCGCCGCGAACCCATCCACCCCAAGTACGAGCGCGAGCTCAAGCCGTACGAGAAGAAGACCGACTACCGCTACCAGGCCATCGCCACCAACACCACCGGCGGGCAACTGCAGTTCCTCGACGCCCGAGCCCGCTCCCACACCCACGTCGAGGCCGGCATCCGACGCGGCAAGGCCCTCTCCCTCAACCTGATGCCCTCCCGCTACTTCAAGGTCAACCAAGCCTGGTGCACCCTCCTCGCCCTGGCCACCGACCTCGCCCGCTGGTTCCAACTCCTGGCCACCGAAGGCAAACTCGCCCGGGCCGAGCCCGCCACTCTGCGCACCCGACTCCTGGACGTCCCCGCGAAACTCGCCGACCACGCCCGAAGACGCGAGCTGAAATTCGACCCCGCCTGGCCCGCATCCACCGACATCGTCGACGCCTGGGGCGCCGTCCAGGCCCTGCCCGCCCCCGGCTGA
- a CDS encoding transposase, with translation MQGFTGVLVRDDYAGWHSYDPLLAGVQQCCAHLIRHLKGVLSLQERLEQAWAKKIIEVLRAANTAVQEALAEGRNALDPDLLTRLRAEYDRRVAIGVSVNEERPWHDGNHPGYRIARRLRD, from the coding sequence CTGCAGGGCTTCACCGGCGTGCTCGTACGCGACGACTACGCCGGCTGGCACTCCTACGACCCCCTCCTCGCCGGCGTCCAACAGTGCTGCGCTCACCTCATCCGCCACCTCAAGGGCGTCCTGTCCCTTCAGGAGCGTCTGGAGCAGGCCTGGGCCAAGAAGATCATCGAAGTGCTGCGGGCAGCCAACACCGCGGTCCAAGAAGCCCTGGCCGAAGGGAGGAACGCCCTCGATCCAGACCTGCTCACGCGGCTGCGGGCCGAGTACGACAGACGCGTCGCCATCGGCGTATCCGTCAACGAGGAACGGCCCTGGCACGACGGGAACCACCCCGGCTACCGCATCGCGCGCCGACTACGTGACTGA
- a CDS encoding ISAs1 family transposase — translation MPVSSLIPPAIGQLTDLALWEDELASDPATAESALVSRLQRVPDRRAKRGRRHALVVILALTACATLVIGGDSIAAIWQWAARAPQAKLARIGARYDPLTGRYLVPSERTFRRVLTNLDTDALDTVTCEYTTDLARGTVPAPEIPATPGPVEREQRRAAQRSAEHPVPDGLLSAAALDGKALAGARTESGRVFLVGAVDHASGAVLGQTQVPDKRGEGEAARTLLTQLDLPGWVFTLDALHTTTKTARLITGSLNGHYVLILKGNQPLAHAAAQMLLTRTDADFAETTATDDDRAHGRTERRALRTAPADDALFPGASQVFRLRRDTGNLDGEWTSKEIVFGVTSLPPDLAGPAHLNHYERLHWTVENKIHWVRDVTFREDNSQVRTGTAPRALASFRNLAISTIRLAGRANIAHARRDLLRHTDAFNVYGI, via the coding sequence GTGCCCGTATCTTCGCTGATCCCCCCTGCCATTGGCCAGCTCACGGACCTGGCACTGTGGGAGGACGAGCTCGCCTCCGACCCGGCGACGGCGGAGTCCGCGCTGGTCAGCAGGCTGCAGCGAGTCCCGGACCGGCGCGCGAAGCGTGGCCGACGGCACGCGCTGGTGGTGATACTGGCGCTGACCGCGTGCGCGACGCTGGTGATCGGCGGCGACTCGATCGCGGCGATCTGGCAGTGGGCGGCCCGTGCCCCGCAGGCGAAGCTGGCCCGTATCGGCGCCCGGTACGACCCGCTGACCGGCCGCTACCTCGTGCCGAGCGAGCGGACCTTCCGGCGAGTGCTCACCAATCTGGACACCGACGCCCTGGACACCGTGACCTGCGAATACACCACAGACCTCGCGCGTGGCACCGTCCCCGCGCCCGAGATCCCCGCCACACCGGGACCGGTGGAGCGCGAACAGCGCCGCGCCGCCCAGCGCTCGGCCGAGCACCCGGTACCGGACGGGCTGCTGTCCGCCGCCGCCCTGGACGGCAAGGCCCTGGCCGGCGCCCGCACCGAGAGCGGGCGGGTCTTCCTCGTCGGCGCGGTCGACCACGCCAGCGGCGCGGTCCTGGGCCAGACCCAGGTACCCGACAAGCGCGGCGAGGGCGAGGCCGCCCGCACCCTGCTCACTCAACTCGACCTGCCCGGTTGGGTGTTCACCCTGGACGCGCTGCACACCACCACGAAGACCGCCCGCCTGATCACCGGCTCTCTCAACGGCCACTACGTCCTGATCCTCAAGGGCAACCAGCCCCTCGCGCACGCCGCCGCCCAGATGCTGCTGACCCGCACGGACGCCGACTTCGCCGAGACCACCGCGACCGACGACGACCGCGCGCACGGCCGCACCGAACGCCGCGCCCTGCGCACCGCACCCGCCGACGACGCCCTGTTCCCCGGCGCATCCCAGGTCTTCCGCCTCCGCCGCGACACCGGCAACCTCGACGGCGAATGGACCAGCAAGGAGATCGTCTTCGGCGTCACCAGCCTGCCGCCCGACCTCGCCGGCCCCGCTCACCTCAACCATTACGAGAGGCTCCACTGGACCGTGGAGAACAAGATCCACTGGGTGCGAGACGTCACCTTCCGAGAAGACAACTCACAGGTCAGGACCGGTACAGCCCCCCGAGCCCTGGCCAGCTTCCGTAACCTGGCGATCAGCACCATCCGCCTCGCCGGACGCGCCAACATCGCCCACGCCCGCCGCGACCTCCTCCGCCACACGGACGCCTTCAACGTCTACGGCATCTGA
- a CDS encoding IS3 family transposase (programmed frameshift) encodes MARPSRYPLELRRRAVRMVAEVRDNYPNETAALQAVANKLGIGSRETLRNWMKQQEIDAGQRPGTTTEESTQLKALKKENAELKRANEILKAAAKFLRGRARPATHALVAFIDEHRDRFGGVEPICRTLTAHDCKIAPSTYYAHNKRLQTPSARSVRDEALKERIQDVYTSNYRVYGARKIWRELNRQGHAVARCTVERLMRELGIQGAVRGKRVITTIPGGQVQRAPDLVDRDFVAAAPNRCWVADFAHVKTWSATVYVAFVVDTFSRRIVGWSAATVKETVFVLDALEMAIWQRDRDQQSIQPGELIHHSDAGSQYTSFKLAEHLDAAGIAASIGSVGDAYDNALMESTIGLFKTELIKPQRPWKTLSQVELATAEWADWYNHRRLHGEIGHVPPVEYEANYYTELTKPQVTTTV; translated from the exons ATGGCACGACCCTCCCGTTACCCGCTTGAGCTGCGCCGTCGCGCGGTGCGCATGGTCGCCGAAGTGCGCGACAACTACCCGAACGAGACGGCCGCCTTGCAGGCGGTCGCGAACAAGCTCGGTATCGGCTCCCGCGAGACTCTGCGGAACTGGATGAAGCAGCAGGAGATCGACGCGGGGCAGCGTCCGGGGACGACGACGGAGGAGTCCACCCAGCTCAAGGCGCTGAAGAAGGAGAACGCCGAGCTGAAGCGGGCGAACGAGATCCTGAAGGCCGCGGCGA AGTTTCTTCGCGGCCGAGCTCGACCGGCCACACACGCGCTCGTAGCGTTCATCGACGAGCACCGGGACCGCTTCGGCGGGGTCGAGCCGATCTGCAGGACGCTCACCGCACACGACTGCAAGATCGCCCCTTCCACGTACTACGCCCACAACAAGCGCCTCCAGACGCCCTCCGCCCGTTCGGTGCGTGACGAGGCACTCAAGGAGAGGATCCAGGACGTCTATACGTCCAACTACCGTGTCTACGGAGCCCGGAAGATCTGGCGAGAGCTGAACCGGCAGGGACATGCGGTGGCCCGCTGTACTGTCGAGCGCCTGATGCGCGAGCTCGGTATCCAGGGCGCGGTGCGCGGCAAACGCGTCATCACCACGATCCCCGGCGGACAGGTCCAGCGGGCCCCCGATCTGGTCGACCGCGACTTCGTCGCCGCGGCTCCGAACCGGTGCTGGGTGGCGGACTTCGCCCATGTGAAGACCTGGTCTGCGACCGTCTATGTCGCGTTCGTCGTGGACACCTTCTCCCGCCGGATCGTCGGCTGGTCCGCGGCCACCGTGAAGGAGACCGTCTTTGTCCTGGACGCCCTGGAGATGGCCATCTGGCAACGCGATCGCGACCAACAGTCCATTCAGCCCGGAGAGTTGATCCATCACTCCGACGCCGGGTCGCAATACACATCGTTCAAGCTCGCCGAGCACCTGGACGCCGCCGGCATCGCGGCGAGCATCGGATCCGTCGGTGACGCGTACGACAACGCCCTGATGGAGTCCACGATCGGCCTGTTCAAGACCGAGTTGATCAAGCCCCAGCGGCCCTGGAAGACGCTCTCCCAGGTCGAGTTGGCCACCGCCGAGTGGGCCGACTGGTACAACCACCGAAGACTCCACGGTGAGATAGGCCACGTCCCGCCCGTCGAATACGAAGCCAACTACTACACGGAACTCACGAAACCCCAGGTCACAACCACAGTCTGA